The DNA region ttgtacaacacaGCTGATGAAACTTAAGACTATAAAATTGGGACTTAACTTGAgtcatcgcgctctagtgactcctttaGGCGGGCCGAGCGCTTGCAGACTCACTTCTGTTGTCAGTTTaaaagtgtttcctccgacacattgatgcagctggcttccgggttaagcaagcaagTGTTGAGGCGTGgcttggcaggtcatgtttcggaggacgcgtcagttgacctttgcctctcccaagcccgttggggagttgcagcgatgagacaagatcgaaaccAAACAAGGGGGGTCTATTGTGATAGGTgagatgggctgagagtggctgaggggttGGATTAAAGAATTtatgtttggtaatgtattattgttatgtgattgctttatataaaagtaccatgtatgtaaaatgtgtatgcaaaatgtgtatgtaaaatgtatgtatatgtagcagAAAAGTTGTAACAAAAGAAAACGATATGTGTCCTCCAAAGATGGgttaataataaaatatatatacattttttatatcATGAAATTAAGGAGAAAAGGggagtaaaaaataaattaaacgcTTTTCTTTTTCAAGACAGATGCCTAAATATAAGAAAATATGCAGTCAACTTAAACTTATgaggatatacactgagtgtactaaatattaaggacacctgctctttccatgacacagactgaccaggtgaaaccaggggaaagatatgatcccttattgatgtcacttgttaagtccacttcaatcagtgcacggtgccttgcaaaagtagtcatcccccttggcgttttcctattttgttgcattacaacctgtcatttaactggatttttatttggatttcatgtaatggacatacacaaatagtccaaattggtgaagtgaagtgaaaaaaatagcttgtttcaaaaaaataaaacatttaaatggaaaagtggtacgtgcatatgtattcaccccctttgctatgaagcccctaaataagatctggtgcaaccaattaccttcagaagtcacataattacttagattgcacacaggtggactttatttaagtgtcacatgatctgtcacatgatctcagtatatatacacctgttctgaaaggccacagagtctgcaacaccaataAGAAAGGGGAACCaacaagcaagcagcaccatgaagaccaaggagctctccaaacaggtcagggacaagttgtggagaagtacagatctcggttgagttataaaaaatatcagaaactttgaacatcccacagagcaccattgaatccattattaaaaaatggaaagaatatggcaccacaacaaacctgccaagagagtgccgcccaccaaaactcacagaccaggcaaggacggcattaatcagagaggcaacaaagagaccaaatattaccctgaaagagctgcaaagttccacagcagagattggagtatctgttcataggaccactttaagccgtacactccacagagctgtgctttacagaagagtgtccagaaaaaagtaATTGCTTGAAGAGAAAAATAAGCAAAGGTGTTTGGTATTTGCCTAaatgcatgtgggagactccccaaacatatggaagaaggtactctggtcagatgagactaaatgtgagctttttggccatcaagaaaaacactatgtctggcacaaacccaacacctctcatcaccccgagaacaccatccctgtggggatgtttttcatcggcagggactgtgaaactggtcagaattgaagaattaatacagggaaattcttgagggaaacctgtttcagtcttccggagatttgagactgggacggaggttcaccttcgagcaggacaatgaccctaggcATTCTGCTAaaacaacacttgagtggtttaagggaaacatttaaatgtcttggaatggcctagtcaaagcccagacctcaatccaattgagaatctgtggtatgacttaaagattgctgtataccagcggaacccatccaactttaaggagctggagcagttttgccttgaagaatgggcaaaaatcccagtggctagatgtgccaagcttatagaggcaTACCCCAAGGGACTTGCATCtgcaattgctgcaaaaggtggctctaacaaaatattgactttgggggggggggggggggggggatagttatgcacgctcaagttttctgttttgtcttatttcttgattgtttcacaataaaacatattttgcatcttcaaagtggtaggcatgttgtgtaaatcaaatgatacaaacccccataaaatccattttaattccagattGTAAGGCATAAAAtaggaaaatgccaagggggtgaatacttttgcaaaccactgtagatgaagggaaggagaaggatttttaagccttgagacaattgagacgttgattgtgtatgtgtctcagacaaaagatttaagtgccttcgaACGGGGTgctgtagtaggtgccaggcacaccggtttgtggcaagaactgcaacactgctggatttttcattctcaacagtttcctgtgtgtataaagaatggtccaccacccaaagaccaacttgacataactgtgggaagcataggtgtcaacatgggccagcatacctgtggaacactttcgacacatttacatttatagattttagtcatttagcaaatgGGTGCAACTCATAATTAGGAAAGTGTCCTTAATGTCTTGTTCACTCAGTGTACATCTTCTACTATGTGcattgtactgtatatgtacattgTGTTAAAATGTAGCAAAGTAAATTAATTCATTATTTGCCCCACAAAAACAGCAGAAATGATCAGAAATTTATCGTTCAAATTTTCAAAACAACAACCTACTTAACTTTTTCTTTCACTTCTTCTTTAACTAATTTATTCCGACACTGCAGAAtgctaaataaaaatgtaatcttACAACAAAGCTTTGAAAAGTAGAGTGAAATAAAATCTTACTCTACGGAGAACAGTGTTGCTCAAACTTCTGCTGATGGAACACTATTTGTCCTATAACATTTCACATCTTATCTTTCAACCTAACCCATACATATCCAGCATTTCTTCCTCAAATAAATTATTAatgcatatttttttaaatgtcttaATACAACTCAAAATTAGTTAAAAGGTTCCAAGTGCAAATCTGAACAGTTAGGAATTTCTAGATAACTTTTCACATTTGGTTCACTGTCCTTTTCTTAAACATCATCAGGATTCAATCGTAGTGCCATTAAAATGTGCTTACCACGGTTTGCTTTTAACTAGTCACAATTTAAAATAGACACACTTGCATATTGTTATAGTTTTAAAGACATTATAAATATATTCTGTCAAATTAATCCAGTTCAAAAGCAAGGTTAAATTAATAATCCCAGTAAAAATAATTCAAAATATATTGCCATCATGGTTCATTTTAAATCTCCCTATATTCTTAAGTAGCTAAAATAAGAAATGTTTGACTAAGCAACATATGCATATATTAACTATGTTCAAGCTATGTTATTTAAAGCACAAAAAGACACCCTAATAATATGATACACTATTACTGTATTTAGTGATATCTTCATGTTTGTTTTTCCTTTTTATGTTTACCATTGTTTTGATATCGCATGTAAATAGTGCATATTTTGTGTGCTCCTGATCCGACACATCACACTGCTGGTTTCTCCTTGTGACAAAGCTAAATCTATTCAGGCAGTGCAATCGATTCACGCTCCAAAGCTTTTAACTATCTTGTCTCATTTCACATCTTCCATTATCCACAGAATATGGTCCTGGAGATTGAAAATTACTTTTCACTACGATTACTGTACCATGTGAAGTTAATAATTCCTAAATCCATACAGAACTCTTTCCATTTTTTACAACGGTCCCAGCAATCTCTGTAGTGGCTGATTTCGGCCTGGCTCCTTGTTTCTCCTGGGTTGTGTTGACCCTGATTTGCTCTGCCATGGTGCTTCCAGGACTACTTGTCCTCGAGGTGGGCTGGTTCTTGTTGGTGTTGTAGGTCTGGAAGGCCATTTCGAGCTGCTCCTGGGCCACCCGTAGGTGGCGGTGCAGGCTGGCCAGGTCCGAGGGGATGTTGTCATCTGGACTGGTGCACTCTTGTTTATGTTCCTGGACATCGTTGGCCATGTTCTGCTCATGGTGCATAATTAGACTGTTGGGGATAATCCGGTTGGGCCTGTCTGACTTCATGACCAGGTTGTACCCGGGGGGAGAGGCGGGGATATTATGGGAGTACGGGTAACTATACGAGGGCTGTCGACCCCCCTGATTCCTCCTCTTGCGGAGAGTGTCTCGGAATGTTCCAATGCTCAAGTGGAACATCTCACACACGTTGAGGAGCAGGCAGAGGCAGCTGACGACATACATGATGAGCAGGAAGATGGTCTTCTCCGTCGGCCGAGAAATAAAGCAGTCTACATTGTGGGGACAGGGCACCTTATTGCACACATATGATGAATTAACACGGAAGCCATAGAGAAGATACTGGCCCACCAGGAAGCCGATCTCAAACACGGCCCGGGACAGTAGCTGAAGGACATAGATTCTCATCAGGCCCTCTTGCATGATCCGCCGGCGGCCGTCATGTTTCTGCGGCTTGGCCGGCTCAGGCTTGACTTCTTGAGCTTCCACCATCTCCTCCTGGTAGATCATAGGCTCTGCATTGTTGTCCTCATCCTCCTCCAGCACCTCCTCAAGCGGGTGGCTTTCCATCCACCTTTGAGCATGAATGAGCTTCTTCCGGCGGTGGAACTTCCGGCGCTCCAACTCGGAGG from Salvelinus fontinalis isolate EN_2023a chromosome 26, ASM2944872v1, whole genome shotgun sequence includes:
- the LOC129824175 gene encoding gap junction gamma-1 protein-like, with protein sequence MTTMSWSFLTRLLEEIHNHSTFVGKVWLTVLIIFRIVLTAVGGESIYSDEQTKFTCNTKQPGCDNVCYDAFAPLSHVRFWVFQIIMISTPSVMYLGYAIHKIARTSELERRKFHRRKKLIHAQRWMESHPLEEVLEEDEDNNAEPMIYQEEMVEAQEVKPEPAKPQKHDGRRRIMQEGLMRIYVLQLLSRAVFEIGFLVGQYLLYGFRVNSSYVCNKVPCPHNVDCFISRPTEKTIFLLIMYVVSCLCLLLNVCEMFHLSIGTFRDTLRKRRNQGGRQPSYSYPYSHNIPASPPGYNLVMKSDRPNRIIPNSLIMHHEQNMANDVQEHKQECTSPDDNIPSDLASLHRHLRVAQEQLEMAFQTYNTNKNQPTSRTSSPGSTMAEQIRVNTTQEKQGARPKSATTEIAGTVVKNGKSSVWI